Proteins encoded together in one Shewanella oneidensis MR-1 window:
- a CDS encoding DUF2909 family protein, with protein sequence MNIPLIFKCVLVLLLLFIIFNLGRALIIMVKGGDQTADNPVPMSRYLGRRVIFSLLVILLLLVALGTGLIGLNPTP encoded by the coding sequence ATGAACATCCCGCTCATTTTTAAGTGTGTTTTAGTACTGCTATTGTTGTTTATCATTTTTAATCTTGGCAGAGCCTTAATTATTATGGTTAAAGGTGGCGATCAAACCGCTGATAATCCAGTGCCAATGAGCCGTTACTTAGGTCGTCGAGTGATATTTTCGTTACTGGTTATCCTATTATTGCTGGTGGCTCTGGGGACTGGGCTTATTGGTCTCAATCCCACACCTTAA
- a CDS encoding SURF1 family protein has translation MRYPYVLLPKLVWLPRYIWLHRGILSLLLLTVVVFVILVKLGLWQMDRAIEKNQQLADMEARQTAPALSIEALLNKLDNGSMTGYRLQVQATPINQQIWLLDNQIYQGQVGYLAFQILQIRHKENSALTPDKPWLLLELGFIAAKSHRDELPEIAPVTGDLALIGRLYQKQINPLSHHLLAEPFTTQQGERIRFQNLNLPEMAKMLGHPILPVVLQPDALANLLPTPALPHPWQPFPLSAQKHWGYALQWFAMATVFAGLMGWQGIKYVKKSRSRHQLHKD, from the coding sequence ATGCGATATCCTTATGTTTTATTGCCCAAATTAGTTTGGTTGCCAAGGTATATTTGGTTACATCGAGGAATACTGTCACTGCTGCTATTGACTGTGGTGGTATTCGTGATTTTGGTCAAGTTAGGTTTATGGCAAATGGACAGAGCCATAGAAAAAAACCAGCAACTGGCAGATATGGAAGCAAGGCAAACCGCTCCAGCGCTTAGTATTGAAGCGCTATTAAACAAGCTAGATAACGGCAGCATGACGGGTTACCGCTTACAAGTGCAAGCGACACCTATTAATCAACAAATATGGTTACTAGACAATCAAATCTATCAAGGACAAGTGGGTTATTTGGCCTTTCAGATATTGCAAATTCGGCACAAAGAAAATAGCGCACTCACACCAGATAAGCCTTGGCTGTTACTCGAGCTTGGTTTTATCGCCGCAAAATCTCACCGTGATGAATTGCCCGAGATTGCCCCTGTTACAGGTGATTTAGCGCTAATAGGTCGACTCTATCAAAAGCAGATCAATCCCTTAAGCCATCATTTACTGGCAGAACCCTTTACCACACAACAAGGTGAGCGAATTCGTTTTCAAAATCTTAATCTGCCCGAGATGGCCAAGATGCTAGGGCATCCAATCTTGCCTGTGGTGTTGCAGCCTGATGCTTTAGCGAATCTCTTACCAACACCAGCATTACCTCACCCTTGGCAACCCTTCCCCTTGTCGGCACAAAAGCATTGGGGCTATGCACTGCAATGGTTTGCAATGGCGACCGTATTTGCAGGACTGATGGGCTGGCAGGGGATTAAGTACGTCAAAAAATCACGCTCACGCCATCAACTACATAAGGACTAG